One Drechmeria coniospora strain ARSEF 6962 chromosome 01, whole genome shotgun sequence genomic region harbors:
- a CDS encoding histone acetyltransferase type b catalytic subunit codes for MSSVTDLQEWFEDSNEALSISLVSPTSSGVTTVATFHPRFTYSIFGDDEKIFGYKDLKIALRFRASDMRPHLRHTYSKKLKPSPGVEEPVDVVAVLDEGHHLPKVAFVKASDFEDSSIQLGDDWHPPGELEATINDGNDRYEIWRGSLQDGAVKQLNNRVQILVPLFIEGGSYIGQDQESSSSDVSIPDADRWTAFFLYKTQQSAEDAEKKSYVFVGYSTVYRFFYLQPTSPSKSPRGDWELPKGDLDMAELPCRTRLSQFVILPPFQGRGNGHRLYKTIFDHYQRHHQTFEFTVENPSESFDDLRDICDLAFLRAVPEFRALRLDQSVSIPKFGTVPSLIVGEETLEDVRKKVKIAPRQFARVLEMYLMSQLPRSVQPNLDLDEVLPQPTKADQHQARLWKLIVKQRLYRHNKDALSQIEPSERIEKLRETLTGVELEYARILAAFARAMGHAGQSQAGSNGKRKLEEADGDGTGKRARRGDA; via the exons ATGTCTTCCGTGACGGATCTCCAAGAGT GGTTTGAGGATTCAAACGAAGCACTCTCCATCAGCCTCGTCTCGCCCACATCGTCTGGAGTCACAACCGTGGCGACCTTTCATCCCAGATTCACCTACTCCATcttcggcgatgacgagaaGATCTTTGGCTACAAGGACCTCAAGATCGCCTTGCGCTTCCGCGCCAGCGACATGCGACCGCACTTGCGtcacacctacagcaagaAACTGAAGCCGTCACCCGGAGTTGAAGAGCCTGTCGATGTGGTGGCTGTGCTGGACGAGGGCCATCATCTGCCCAAAG TTGCCTTTGTGAAGGCGTCCGACTTCGAGGACAGCTCGatccagctcggcgacgactgGCACCCGCCTGGTGAGCTTGAGGCAACGATCAACGACGGGAATGACAGATACGAGATTTGGAGAGGCAGCCTTCAAGATGGCGCCGTCAAGCAGCTCAACAACCGTGTTCAGATACTTGTCCCGCTTTTCATCGAAGGAGGAAGTTACATTGGACAGGATCAAgagtcatcctcgtcggatGTCAGCATCCCCGACGCCGATCGATGGACCGCCTTCTTTCTCTACAAGACGCAGCAATCCGCTGAGGACGCCGAGAAGAAGTCGTACGTGTTCGTTGGCTATTCGACCGTGTACCGGTTTTTCTACCTCCAGCCCACTTCACCCTCCAAGTCTCCTCGAGGGGATTGGGAGTTGCCCAAAGGGGACTTGGACATGGCGGAGCTTCCTTGCAGAACGAGACTTTCCCAGTTCGTCATCTTGCCCCCCTTCCAGGGTAGGGGCAACGGACATCGCCTGTACAAGACCATTTTCGACCACTACCAGAGACACCATCAGACGTTTGAGTTTACTGTGGAGAACCCGAGCGAGTCCTTTGACGATCTCCGAGATATTTGCGATCTTGCATTCCTCCGGGCCGTTCCCGAATTCCGCGCGTTGCGCTTGGACCAGTCGGTGTCGATACCGAAATTTGGCACGGTGCCGAGCCTAATCGTTGGCGAAGAGACCCTCGAGGATGTGCGGAAAAAGGTCAAGATTGCGCCACGACAGTTCGCCAGAGTCCTCGAGATGTATCTCATGTCTCAGTTGCCTCGATCCGTGCAGCCGAACTTGGACCTGGACGAAGTCCTTCCGCAGCCGACGAAAGCCGACCAGCACCAGGCTCGACTTTGGAAGTTGATAGTCAAGCAGCGGCTGTATCGACACAACAAGGATGCTCTCTCTCAAATCGAGCCCTCCGAGCGCATCGAGAAGCTGCGCGAGACGCTgaccggcgtcgagctggaaTATGCTCGAATTCTGGCCGCCTTTGCCCGGGCTATGGGGCATGCGGGCCAGTCGCAAGCCGGATCGAACGGGAAGCGGAAGCTGGAGGAagctgacggcgacggcaccggcaagagggcgaggcggggGGACGCATGA